In one window of Pseudobythopirellula maris DNA:
- the ppc gene encoding phosphoenolpyruvate carboxylase — protein sequence MPPSEKLREEVDYLGRRFGDALRAHEGDDGFELVEAVRSDARAFCDGDEGAGDRLAERLANLPNNLLKVVVKAFSGFLELANLAEDRQRVRAIRDAAHSRPSQPRKESIRDALATLREQGFSAMEVQKALDRLDIDLVFTAHPTEAKRKSLRQKLRNLRGLLTERDDPQLLPRERQRVEGRVEREMSKLWQTDAARPMRPTVLEEVERGLSFLPVLWDTAPKILDELREAIAASYPDGDLRCARPLRFGSWMGGDRDGHPHVTPDITRQTVEWLRHAALDAHLDSCRRLLDSLSMACHEGRGCGDLLSLVQQARELWPVLDQEIEGLAPSEGYRLWLRIVMWRLEQSRRSTLGKPSPEGAYGSAAELQADLEHVRKALVESDNADLADTELQEWLDQIGVFGMQFARLDIRQHSGVYASVMRELWVASGVLGAEEELDEARRIELLRQTMPLAKNLSPVDLSDSARETLELFRTLRRLARRYGMESLGAHIVSMTHEPSDVLTVLWLWRWSERTGGGDPRDAELRLPLAPLLETIEDLNDGPRILKGLLELPEYREHVAALGDQQMVMVGYSDSTKDGGYLAACWALQRGQINIHAAGAQAGVHVTFFHGRGGSLGRGGGPAARAILSLPGVTFDGSLRLTEQGEVLAERYDSHPIAHRHLEQVFWSVLMAATHDYSKDDTQEWRTAMDRMSDSALEAYRLLVEKPGFVPFFRTATPIAGIEQLPIGSRPAKRKGGDSIQDLRAIPWVFSWTQSRCLLPAWYGLGSAVLAELDADPKRIDTLREMYARWRFFQATIDNTTLALAKANMPVFRRYVAQALDTVDDPAALEAVAGAIYVEFDRTREAILRITRNDELLDDIPWLQRSIRVRNRYVDPLNFVQLELMRRSGEAEPETPEAEQLARLVQLAIKGVAAGMRTTG from the coding sequence ATGCCACCCTCTGAGAAGCTGCGCGAAGAAGTTGATTACCTGGGTCGCCGTTTCGGCGACGCCCTGCGAGCCCACGAGGGGGACGACGGCTTTGAACTCGTCGAGGCGGTCCGCTCCGACGCCCGGGCCTTCTGCGACGGCGACGAGGGGGCGGGCGACCGGCTCGCCGAGCGGCTCGCCAACCTGCCGAACAACCTGCTGAAGGTGGTGGTCAAGGCGTTCAGCGGCTTCCTGGAGCTCGCTAACCTAGCCGAGGACCGCCAGCGGGTGCGCGCCATCCGCGACGCCGCCCACAGCCGCCCCAGCCAGCCGCGCAAGGAGTCGATCCGCGACGCCCTCGCCACGCTCCGCGAGCAAGGCTTCTCGGCCATGGAGGTGCAGAAGGCGCTCGACCGGCTCGACATCGACTTGGTCTTCACCGCCCACCCGACCGAGGCCAAACGCAAGAGCCTGCGGCAGAAGCTGCGCAACCTCCGCGGGCTGCTGACCGAACGCGACGACCCCCAACTGTTGCCGCGCGAGCGTCAGCGGGTCGAGGGCCGCGTCGAGCGCGAGATGTCCAAGCTATGGCAGACCGACGCCGCCCGGCCGATGCGTCCCACGGTGCTCGAAGAGGTCGAGCGCGGGCTGTCCTTCTTGCCGGTCTTGTGGGACACGGCGCCGAAGATCCTTGACGAGTTACGCGAGGCGATCGCCGCCTCGTACCCCGATGGCGACCTGCGTTGCGCGCGTCCGCTGAGGTTTGGCAGCTGGATGGGCGGCGACCGCGACGGCCACCCTCATGTGACGCCCGACATCACGCGCCAGACGGTCGAGTGGCTCCGCCACGCGGCGCTCGACGCCCACCTGGACAGCTGCCGGCGGCTCTTGGACTCGCTCAGCATGGCGTGCCACGAAGGCCGCGGCTGCGGCGACCTGCTCAGCCTGGTGCAGCAAGCCCGCGAGCTGTGGCCCGTGCTGGACCAAGAGATCGAAGGGCTCGCCCCCAGCGAGGGATACCGGCTCTGGCTGCGGATCGTCATGTGGCGCCTGGAGCAGTCGCGCCGCTCAACGCTCGGCAAGCCGTCGCCCGAAGGGGCCTACGGCAGCGCCGCCGAGCTGCAGGCCGACCTCGAGCACGTCCGCAAAGCGCTGGTCGAGAGCGACAACGCCGACCTGGCCGATACCGAGCTGCAGGAGTGGCTCGACCAGATCGGCGTGTTCGGCATGCAGTTCGCCCGCCTCGACATCCGCCAGCACTCGGGCGTTTACGCCAGCGTGATGCGCGAGCTGTGGGTCGCCTCGGGCGTGCTCGGCGCCGAAGAGGAGCTCGACGAGGCGCGCCGCATCGAGCTCCTGCGGCAGACCATGCCGCTGGCCAAGAACCTTTCGCCGGTCGACCTTTCCGACTCGGCCCGCGAGACGCTCGAGCTGTTCCGCACACTGCGTCGGCTGGCGCGGCGATACGGCATGGAGTCGCTCGGCGCCCACATCGTCAGCATGACCCACGAGCCGAGCGACGTGCTCACCGTGCTCTGGCTGTGGCGCTGGAGCGAGCGCACCGGCGGCGGCGACCCACGCGACGCCGAGCTGCGGCTGCCGCTCGCACCGCTGCTCGAGACGATCGAGGACCTCAACGACGGCCCGCGGATCCTCAAGGGGCTCCTCGAGCTGCCCGAGTACCGGGAGCACGTCGCCGCGTTGGGCGACCAGCAGATGGTGATGGTCGGCTACAGCGACAGCACCAAAGACGGCGGCTACCTGGCCGCCTGCTGGGCGCTGCAGCGTGGGCAGATCAACATCCACGCCGCCGGCGCCCAGGCGGGCGTCCACGTCACGTTCTTCCACGGCCGCGGCGGCTCGCTCGGCCGAGGCGGCGGGCCGGCCGCCCGGGCGATCTTGTCGCTCCCCGGCGTCACGTTCGACGGCTCGCTCCGCCTCACCGAGCAGGGCGAGGTGCTCGCCGAGCGCTACGACTCGCACCCGATCGCCCACCGCCACCTGGAGCAGGTCTTCTGGTCGGTGCTGATGGCGGCCACGCACGACTACTCCAAAGACGACACCCAGGAGTGGCGCACCGCGATGGACCGCATGTCCGATTCGGCCCTGGAGGCCTATCGCCTGCTGGTCGAGAAGCCCGGCTTCGTGCCGTTCTTCCGCACGGCCACTCCGATCGCCGGCATCGAACAGCTGCCGATCGGCTCGCGCCCCGCTAAACGCAAGGGGGGCGACAGCATCCAAGACCTCCGGGCCATCCCGTGGGTCTTCTCCTGGACCCAGAGCCGCTGCCTGCTGCCGGCGTGGTACGGCCTCGGCTCGGCGGTGCTGGCCGAGCTCGACGCCGACCCGAAGCGGATCGACACGCTCCGCGAGATGTACGCCCGCTGGCGTTTCTTCCAGGCGACGATCGACAACACCACCCTGGCGCTTGCCAAAGCGAACATGCCCGTGTTCCGCCGCTACGTGGCCCAGGCCCTCGACACGGTCGACGACCCCGCGGCGCTCGAGGCCGTGGCCGGCGCGATCTACGTCGAGTTCGACCGCACCCGCGAAGCGATCCTGCGGATCACCCGCAACGACGAGCTGCTCGACGACATCCCCTGGCTGCAGCGCTCGATCCGCGTGCGCAACCGCTACGTCGACCCGCTGAACTTCGTGCAGCTCGAGCTGATGCGCCGCAGCGGCGAGGCCGAGCCCGAGACGCCCGAGGCCGAGCAGCTCGCCCGCCTGGTGCAGCTCGCCATCAAAGGCGTGGCGGCCGGCATGCGCACCACGGGGTGA
- a CDS encoding type II secretion system protein GspD, which produces MVRTASHNLIAAPLNSAAGAPALLPTPTDAGVRVSDTFVETDVRQAVQSLASQAETQVIIDDAVRGATTAIIDDRSFDQALRQVLLPLGFVHREVEGVTYVGLADPDSALFNWLADRYRYTALHRSPEELASLLPARHTRFVRTAPNGGWLLVEAPPAVADQILAELEHLDRPVPQVVLEAMICVYSPQASFRFGFDVDAGVRLYDRTTQLAVSGLSLASTVGASNAAGNLNNFQVTSSLLRMLEQKGFVKIRASPRVMALDGEKAQIRIGRETFFSVQPEGNDFIYRQDIQAVDAGIMLEITPAIRSPYVTVKIDRAEVSEDIRSDETQADPSDRFPVINRRSVSTTVKVLDGETIVIGGLTQRQKVDHHNKVPFLGDLPYVGKIFNRIEKLDTKAEVAIFISPRILKEGYDCAPTHEEDGRDRADGVAAVGRL; this is translated from the coding sequence ATGGTTCGCACCGCGTCGCACAATCTGATCGCGGCGCCGCTCAACAGCGCCGCTGGGGCGCCCGCGCTCCTGCCGACCCCGACCGATGCGGGTGTGCGGGTGAGCGACACCTTTGTCGAGACCGACGTTCGTCAGGCGGTCCAGTCACTCGCCAGCCAGGCTGAGACGCAGGTGATCATCGACGACGCCGTGCGTGGGGCCACGACCGCGATCATCGACGACCGATCGTTCGATCAGGCCTTGCGGCAGGTGCTGCTGCCTCTCGGTTTCGTCCACCGCGAGGTGGAGGGGGTGACCTACGTGGGGTTGGCCGATCCCGATTCGGCGTTGTTCAACTGGCTCGCCGACCGGTATCGCTACACCGCCCTGCACCGCAGCCCCGAGGAGCTCGCCTCGCTGCTGCCAGCCCGGCACACGCGGTTCGTGCGGACCGCGCCGAACGGCGGCTGGCTGCTGGTCGAGGCGCCGCCGGCGGTCGCCGATCAAATCCTGGCCGAGCTCGAGCACCTCGACCGGCCCGTGCCGCAGGTGGTGCTCGAGGCGATGATCTGCGTCTACTCGCCGCAGGCGAGCTTCCGCTTCGGTTTCGATGTCGACGCCGGCGTGCGTCTCTACGACCGCACGACCCAGCTGGCCGTGTCGGGGCTGAGCCTGGCGAGCACGGTGGGGGCGTCGAACGCGGCCGGGAACCTCAACAACTTCCAGGTGACCAGCTCGCTGCTGCGGATGCTGGAGCAGAAGGGCTTTGTAAAGATCCGCGCTTCACCGCGCGTGATGGCGCTCGACGGCGAGAAGGCCCAGATCCGTATCGGTCGCGAGACCTTCTTCAGCGTGCAGCCCGAGGGAAACGACTTCATCTACCGCCAAGACATCCAGGCGGTCGACGCGGGCATCATGCTCGAGATCACCCCGGCGATTCGCAGCCCGTACGTCACGGTAAAAATCGATCGCGCTGAGGTGAGCGAAGACATCCGCTCGGACGAGACCCAGGCCGATCCGTCCGACCGCTTCCCGGTGATCAACCGCCGCAGCGTTTCGACCACCGTGAAGGTGCTCGACGGTGAGACGATCGTCATCGGCGGACTGACCCAGCGGCAGAAGGTCGATCATCACAACAAGGTGCCGTTCCTGGGGGACTTGCCGTACGTGGGCAAGATTTTCAACCGTATCGAAAAGCTCGACACCAAGGCGGAGGTGGCGATCTTCATCTCGCCCCGGATCTTGAAGGAGGGATACGACTGTGCTCCGACGCACGAAGAAGACGGGCGCGATCGCGCTGACGGCGTTGCTGCTGTGGGCCGGCTCTGA